A window of Bacteroidota bacterium contains these coding sequences:
- a CDS encoding DUF1801 domain-containing protein, whose translation MAKNKTTETQASVADYFAAISNDKRREDCIAIAKLMTACTGYEAKMWGPSIVGFGSYNYTYDSGHSGSAPLVGFSSRANAITLYLSGGEEREALLAKLGKHKTGKGCVYIQKIEDIDTDVLVHLAKNTVEETLKRFPNQP comes from the coding sequence ATGGCAAAGAACAAAACCACTGAAACCCAAGCAAGCGTGGCAGACTATTTTGCAGCAATAAGCAACGACAAAAGAAGAGAAGATTGTATAGCCATAGCAAAGCTAATGACGGCTTGTACCGGATACGAAGCCAAAATGTGGGGCCCTAGCATTGTAGGTTTTGGGAGTTATAACTATACCTACGACAGCGGCCATTCGGGTTCGGCTCCGCTGGTTGGTTTTTCATCAAGAGCCAATGCCATTACATTATACCTTTCGGGTGGTGAAGAACGCGAGGCACTATTGGCCAAACTGGGTAAACACAAAACAGGCAAGGGTTGTGTGTACATTCAGAAAATAGAAGACATTGATACGGATGTGTTGGTACATTTGGCTAAAAATACGGTGGAAGAAACCCTAAAGAGATTTCCCAATCAACCCTGA
- a CDS encoding SMI1/KNR4 family protein → MEKDNLEKLEMFLKREKWTGYEVPESDVERIEILIQQKFPITYRRFLLITGQHFRAMPISNGFSYLLEHNMQLLARKNLKEYGISLKSDEFWVFAENEGAEVIFFFYFDEGDDPPVYVCEMAQKEEDPDYPYLRKSKEHLSDFFNYYVDLYDQTKKYK, encoded by the coding sequence ATGGAAAAAGATAATTTGGAGAAACTCGAAATGTTCTTGAAAAGGGAAAAGTGGACAGGATATGAAGTTCCTGAATCAGATGTTGAAAGAATAGAAATATTGATTCAGCAAAAATTTCCGATTACTTATAGGAGATTTCTTTTGATTACAGGTCAGCACTTTCGAGCAATGCCAATCAGCAATGGATTTAGCTACTTGCTGGAGCATAACATGCAGTTATTGGCAAGAAAAAATCTAAAAGAATATGGCATATCACTTAAAAGCGATGAGTTTTGGGTATTTGCTGAAAATGAAGGGGCTGAAGTGATTTTCTTTTTCTATTTTGATGAGGGAGACGACCCGCCGGTATATGTATGTGAAATGGCTCAAAAGGAAGAAGATCCTGATTACCCATACTTACGCAAGTCAAAAGAGCACTTGAGCGACTTTTTTAACTATTACGTTGATCTGTATGATCAAACAAAAAAATATAAATAA
- a CDS encoding LysR family transcriptional regulator: protein MNIQQIQYTLAVAENKHFEQAAEKCFITQSTLSTMISKFEDEIGIKIFDRKKKPVELTAEGQVIIEQLKVIWKNIEQFTELTKEIKGEIKGTLTISVIPTVAPFLLPLFLQDFAAKFPQLVIKVKEQTTGEIIRQIKSRELDIGIISIPVKDKDIVEVKLYDEPFVFYDAKNKKASKKAISKIDLSNLCLLEEGHCMRTQIVKLCEIHNKDFASKLNFEYKAGSIDSLLRFVKANSATTLLPYLSVVDLSNEEKALISNFIDPAPYRSIGLVTHRHFVKKKILDMLQKEILAKTEPLLPNNQINGERLLPV from the coding sequence ATGAACATTCAACAAATACAATATACGCTTGCTGTAGCAGAAAACAAACATTTTGAGCAAGCGGCTGAGAAATGTTTTATCACTCAATCAACGCTTAGTACCATGATATCTAAGTTTGAAGACGAGATTGGCATAAAAATTTTTGATAGAAAAAAGAAGCCTGTGGAGTTGACGGCAGAGGGGCAGGTAATTATTGAGCAGTTGAAGGTAATTTGGAAAAACATTGAGCAGTTTACCGAGCTTACTAAAGAAATAAAGGGTGAAATAAAGGGAACGCTTACTATTTCGGTAATCCCGACAGTTGCGCCGTTCTTACTCCCATTATTTCTACAAGATTTTGCCGCTAAATTTCCCCAGCTGGTTATTAAAGTAAAGGAACAAACTACAGGAGAAATTATCAGGCAAATAAAATCACGGGAATTAGATATCGGTATCATTTCAATACCCGTTAAGGATAAAGATATTGTTGAGGTGAAACTGTACGATGAGCCGTTTGTTTTTTATGATGCTAAGAACAAAAAGGCATCTAAAAAAGCGATAAGTAAAATTGATTTGAGCAATTTATGCTTGTTGGAAGAAGGGCATTGTATGCGTACGCAGATTGTGAAGCTATGCGAAATACACAACAAGGATTTTGCATCAAAACTAAATTTTGAATACAAGGCAGGCTCTATAGATAGCTTATTACGGTTTGTAAAAGCCAATAGCGCTACTACATTACTGCCCTATTTGTCAGTGGTTGATTTATCAAACGAAGAGAAGGCACTTATCAGCAACTTTATCGACCCTGCCCCGTATCGGAGCATTGGTTTAGTAACCCATCGACATTTTGTAAAGAAAAAGATTTTGGATATGTTACAGAAAGAGATTCTAGCTAAAACAGAACCGCTGTTGCCAAACAATCAGATTAATGGAGAAAGGCTTTTACCCGTTTGA
- a CDS encoding sensor histidine kinase, which translates to MDRPPELEFAWLMFVGILLMFLLSMAVVIFFVYYQRKLYKQQTAMEQLKLEEQKKRLQTEIAARENERARIAHDLHDEVGSLLSTTKLYLTVQQPSKDITEHAKKTAADLLDEAVLKLRAIAQNLLPENLKLFGLVKAIEHSCRQMENAGSFSIDFQHHLERRLPTEAEIHLYRIVQELLNNAIKHAKATQVILSLFQQTSDLILTYEDNGVGFAVEENKKVGSLGLTTLSSRVQLLHGEMQLKSTPGKGVSIAIIFPSFTTHTQLEI; encoded by the coding sequence ATGGATCGTCCCCCGGAACTCGAATTCGCATGGTTAATGTTTGTTGGCATTTTGCTTATGTTCCTGCTTTCAATGGCGGTGGTAATATTTTTTGTGTATTACCAGCGCAAGCTATACAAACAGCAAACAGCCATGGAACAGTTAAAACTGGAAGAGCAGAAAAAACGCCTGCAAACAGAGATTGCGGCTAGGGAAAATGAACGGGCGCGCATAGCACACGATTTGCACGACGAAGTTGGATCTTTATTATCAACCACAAAACTATATTTAACCGTACAACAACCGAGTAAGGATATTACAGAACACGCAAAAAAAACCGCCGCAGATTTATTGGATGAAGCTGTATTGAAATTGCGCGCTATTGCACAAAATCTACTGCCTGAAAACCTTAAACTTTTTGGGCTAGTAAAGGCAATAGAGCATAGTTGCAGACAAATGGAAAACGCGGGTTCTTTCTCAATAGATTTTCAACACCATTTAGAACGCCGATTGCCTACTGAGGCTGAAATTCACCTATACCGTATTGTACAAGAGTTGCTAAACAATGCTATAAAACATGCAAAAGCCACACAAGTAATATTGTCCCTATTTCAACAGACTAGCGATCTTATTTTAACTTATGAAGATAACGGGGTAGGTTTTGCAGTTGAAGAAAACAAAAAAGTAGGAAGTTTAGGGCTAACCACACTTAGCAGCAGGGTACAGCTGCTACACGGCGAAATGCAGCTAAAGAGCACACCGGGTAAAGGGGTAAGCATTGCAATCATCTTTCCCTCATTTACTACACATACACAATTGGAAATATGA
- a CDS encoding transcriptional regulator: METITLDNDITVFYVEAASYPDGILEAHESLHSLIPFSPERKYFGISRPENGEGIRYKACAEEMHEGEGKALNCGTVVLKKGTYVSIVLKDYLKDLPSVERTFSQLLEHPGLDPQGYCVEWYITNKDMRCMIRLEN, encoded by the coding sequence ATGGAAACAATTACGCTTGACAATGACATTACCGTTTTTTATGTGGAGGCGGCTTCTTACCCCGATGGGATTTTGGAAGCGCACGAGAGTTTACATTCATTAATCCCTTTTTCACCCGAAAGAAAATACTTCGGTATTTCCAGACCTGAGAACGGGGAGGGAATACGCTACAAAGCCTGCGCTGAAGAAATGCACGAAGGCGAGGGGAAAGCATTGAACTGTGGCACCGTTGTGCTGAAAAAGGGCACTTACGTTAGCATTGTTTTGAAAGATTATTTGAAAGACTTGCCAAGCGTGGAGCGTACCTTTAGCCAACTGCTTGAGCATCCCGGGTTAGACCCTCAAGGCTATTGTGTTGAGTGGTACATTACCAATAAAGATATGCGGTGCATGATTAGGCTGGAAAATTAA
- a CDS encoding response regulator transcription factor produces MRKETIKVAVADDHTLFREGLKLIVNSCDGLELIFEAENGQVLLEGITKITKLPDVVLLDLRMPIKDGIETTKELRQQYPDIKILVLTMIDQDDYIIHLLDMGASGYLLKNSSADEVQKAIFSVMESGFYFNDHVSKVMLNGLKRKRTLPPMLDAMTKISAREIEVCELMAEGFTTQEIADKLFISARTVETHRKHLMEKLDAKNTAGIIYRALKEGLLQ; encoded by the coding sequence ATGAGAAAAGAAACTATCAAAGTTGCCGTTGCAGATGACCACACTCTTTTTAGAGAAGGTTTAAAGCTAATTGTGAACAGCTGTGATGGCTTAGAACTAATTTTTGAAGCTGAAAACGGCCAAGTATTACTAGAGGGTATTACTAAGATAACTAAACTGCCAGATGTTGTTTTGCTTGATTTAAGAATGCCTATAAAGGACGGTATCGAAACCACAAAAGAACTAAGACAGCAATATCCCGACATTAAAATATTGGTTTTAACCATGATAGACCAAGACGACTACATTATTCACTTATTGGATATGGGTGCTAGTGGCTACTTGCTCAAAAACTCATCTGCGGATGAGGTACAAAAAGCTATTTTTTCTGTAATGGAGAGTGGGTTTTATTTTAATGATCATGTATCGAAAGTGATGTTGAATGGGCTTAAGCGAAAGCGAACCTTACCCCCAATGCTAGATGCGATGACAAAAATAAGCGCACGGGAAATTGAAGTGTGTGAGCTAATGGCAGAAGGGTTTACCACACAAGAAATAGCAGATAAGCTTTTTATAAGTGCCCGTACTGTTGAAACACACCGAAAGCACTTGATGGAAAAACTGGACGCTAAAAATACGGCGGGAATTATTTACAGAGCTTTGAAAGAAGGATTACTCCAATAG
- a CDS encoding tetratricopeptide repeat protein: MLKFIGAVLLISFKVVTAQTNQINGVLQTAEKLYKNSPDSAYILSNREFLAAEKNEDLATQAEASLLLGDIFYSEGLFPRAMEYYLLSKTRYTTLNNKLGIANSLLSLGKVNYYIKQKEEAAEYFNEALLVYRELDAQKYIAETMGEIGHLHEKWNNLDSAMIYQQTALRIYESLNDKTGIAYIYENIGSIHEDLKEYEQAFRYFKKAVEINTQLDNKISLVGNLNNIGDYYRNTGHYDSALYYTNAALGLSQELKLKYEESLALRDLGRTYKLIGDLSNTFYYLEESRVIYDNVFSEESNRQMALLQTLYEVERKNNEIKQLESNRQIQQIRVIGITIGSIVLLLLGGVIVNLQRLKIRKNQELFKQQKKLHASEVENIKLREERLKIELEHKHLQEKHLQLELESQYKSLGVKMLQLTEKNKLLEDLKESLKIIGGSIPTTLKPKLKEAVSKIDFNFHHDDTWEEFRRNFEQLHQDFFDRLLALNPSLTANDLKMCALIKMNLESKDIAHQMGISIDSFRVARYRLRKKLGLSQKDNLRNFVLTA; this comes from the coding sequence ATGCTAAAATTTATTGGCGCTGTATTACTAATTAGTTTTAAGGTAGTTACGGCACAAACCAATCAAATCAACGGAGTATTACAAACGGCTGAAAAACTCTATAAAAACTCCCCTGATTCTGCTTACATACTTTCTAATCGTGAGTTTTTAGCAGCAGAGAAAAATGAAGACTTAGCCACACAGGCAGAGGCTTCGCTATTGCTGGGAGATATCTTTTATTCAGAAGGTCTGTTTCCAAGGGCTATGGAATATTACCTGCTTTCCAAAACCCGTTACACAACGCTTAATAATAAGCTGGGGATTGCCAATAGCTTGCTAAGCTTGGGTAAAGTAAATTATTACATTAAGCAGAAGGAAGAAGCTGCCGAATATTTTAACGAAGCACTTTTGGTATACAGAGAACTAGATGCCCAGAAATACATTGCTGAAACAATGGGCGAAATAGGGCATTTGCATGAAAAATGGAACAACCTTGATAGTGCAATGATATATCAGCAAACGGCCTTACGCATTTACGAATCGTTAAACGACAAAACAGGCATTGCTTACATATATGAAAACATAGGCAGTATTCACGAAGACCTTAAAGAATACGAACAGGCCTTTAGGTATTTTAAGAAAGCTGTTGAAATAAACACACAACTGGATAACAAAATAAGTTTAGTGGGTAATCTTAATAATATTGGCGACTATTACCGCAACACAGGACACTACGATAGCGCACTGTATTATACCAATGCAGCGTTAGGACTTTCACAAGAATTAAAGCTGAAATACGAAGAAAGTTTGGCGTTGAGAGACTTGGGACGCACCTATAAGCTCATTGGCGATTTGAGTAATACATTCTATTATTTGGAAGAAAGCCGGGTGATATATGATAACGTGTTTTCTGAAGAAAGCAATCGCCAGATGGCTTTGCTGCAAACACTTTATGAAGTTGAACGCAAAAACAACGAGATAAAACAACTTGAAAGTAACCGACAAATACAACAAATACGAGTTATAGGGATAACTATAGGCTCCATAGTGTTGTTACTGTTGGGCGGTGTAATTGTGAACCTGCAACGCTTGAAAATCAGGAAAAACCAAGAACTATTTAAACAGCAGAAAAAACTACACGCATCAGAAGTAGAAAACATAAAGTTACGTGAAGAACGACTGAAAATTGAGCTTGAACACAAGCATCTTCAAGAAAAACACCTGCAACTAGAGTTAGAATCTCAATACAAATCGCTGGGAGTAAAAATGCTTCAACTAACAGAAAAGAACAAGTTGCTTGAAGATTTAAAAGAGAGCCTAAAAATTATAGGTGGTTCTATACCCACCACATTAAAACCTAAACTGAAAGAAGCAGTCAGCAAAATCGATTTCAATTTTCATCACGATGATACTTGGGAAGAATTCAGGCGAAATTTTGAACAGTTGCATCAGGATTTTTTTGACCGCTTATTGGCCTTAAACCCCAGTCTCACTGCTAATGATTTGAAAATGTGTGCTTTGATTAAAATGAACCTTGAATCAAAAGATATTGCCCATCAAATGGGTATTTCAATAGATAGTTTCAGAGTGGCCCGTTATCGTTTACGAAAAAAATTAGGATTAAGCCAAAAAGACAATCTCAGAAACTTTGTATTAACCGCCTGA
- the katG gene encoding catalase/peroxidase HPI: MEPQGQKKLDDSVVVSVDKKTTTNTDWWPNQLNLKVLRQNSALSNPMDEGFDYAKAFDSLDLKALKKDIADLMTQSQDWWPADFGHYGPLFIRMAWHSAGTYRTGDGRGGTRAGQQRFAPQNSWPDNANLDKARRLLWPIKQKYGKQISWADLMILTGNVALESMGFKTFGFAGGREDVWEPEENVYWGSEKKWLADERYSGDRELENPLAAVQMGLIYVNPEGPNGNPDPLAAAKDIRETFGRMGMNDEETVALIAGGHTFGKTHGAGDAALVGAEPEAASIEEQGLGWKSSYKSGKGKDAITSGLEVTWTTTPTEWGYGFFKILFENEWELTKSPAGAHQWVAKNSEAKIPDAFDAKVKHKPTMLTTDLSLRFDSIYGAISKRFYDNPQQFADAFARAWFKLTHRDMGPRSLYLGSEVPKEELIWQDPIPALNHEVVNAADIEKLKTSILASGLTVSEMVSTAWASASTFRGSDRRGGANGSRIRLAPQKNWEVNNPAQLDKVLKVLEKIQNDFNAASPKRKISMADMIVLAGTVGVEKSLQNAGHKTGVPFTPGRMDASQEQTDVESMAVLEPMADGFRNYLKTKFTLSTEELLVDKAQLLTLTAPELTVLMGGLKVLNINYDNAKHGVFTTKKDALTNDYFVNLLDMSTEWKAVSESKEVFEGLDRKTGKVKWTATRADLIFGSNSELRALAEVYASNDAKEKFANDFVAAWVKVMNLDRFDLK; encoded by the coding sequence ATGGAACCACAGGGACAAAAAAAATTAGATGACTCAGTGGTAGTCAGCGTTGATAAAAAGACGACTACAAATACTGATTGGTGGCCCAATCAATTAAACTTGAAAGTGCTTCGCCAAAACTCTGCGCTATCAAATCCAATGGATGAAGGCTTTGATTATGCTAAAGCTTTTGACAGCCTTGATTTGAAGGCGTTGAAAAAAGACATAGCGGATTTAATGACTCAATCTCAAGACTGGTGGCCTGCTGATTTCGGACATTACGGACCCTTATTTATCCGTATGGCTTGGCACAGTGCCGGAACTTACCGCACCGGAGACGGTCGTGGCGGTACAAGAGCCGGACAACAACGTTTTGCACCGCAAAACAGCTGGCCAGATAATGCTAACCTTGACAAAGCAAGAAGGTTATTATGGCCGATAAAACAAAAATACGGCAAGCAAATCTCGTGGGCTGATTTAATGATTCTGACCGGAAACGTAGCGTTGGAATCGATGGGCTTTAAAACCTTCGGTTTTGCTGGTGGTAGGGAAGACGTGTGGGAGCCTGAAGAAAATGTGTATTGGGGATCTGAGAAAAAATGGTTAGCGGATGAGCGTTACTCAGGAGATCGTGAACTTGAAAACCCTCTTGCTGCGGTACAAATGGGATTGATTTATGTGAACCCCGAAGGCCCCAATGGAAACCCCGATCCTCTTGCTGCTGCAAAAGACATTAGGGAAACGTTTGGCCGCATGGGCATGAATGATGAAGAAACAGTAGCACTAATAGCAGGCGGACACACCTTTGGTAAAACCCACGGTGCGGGCGATGCCGCTTTGGTGGGAGCAGAACCCGAAGCAGCTTCAATAGAAGAGCAAGGACTTGGATGGAAAAGCTCGTACAAAAGCGGAAAAGGTAAAGATGCTATTACATCTGGCTTGGAAGTAACTTGGACCACTACACCTACTGAGTGGGGATATGGCTTTTTCAAAATTTTGTTTGAAAACGAATGGGAGTTGACAAAAAGCCCTGCCGGAGCACACCAATGGGTAGCCAAAAATTCAGAAGCTAAAATACCCGATGCGTTTGATGCCAAAGTGAAGCATAAACCCACCATGCTAACCACTGATTTGTCGCTACGTTTCGATTCTATTTATGGAGCTATTTCAAAACGTTTTTATGATAACCCACAGCAATTTGCCGATGCTTTTGCACGTGCTTGGTTTAAATTAACGCATCGCGATATGGGTCCCCGTAGCTTGTACTTGGGCTCTGAAGTGCCTAAAGAAGAATTAATCTGGCAAGACCCTATTCCTGCTCTTAACCATGAAGTAGTAAATGCTGCCGATATTGAAAAGTTAAAAACTTCAATTCTGGCATCAGGTTTAACCGTTAGTGAAATGGTTTCAACTGCATGGGCTTCTGCTTCAACATTCAGGGGTTCTGATAGAAGAGGCGGCGCTAATGGCTCAAGAATACGGTTGGCTCCTCAAAAGAATTGGGAAGTAAATAACCCTGCTCAATTGGATAAAGTGCTAAAAGTGTTGGAGAAAATACAAAATGACTTCAATGCCGCATCACCAAAAAGGAAAATATCAATGGCAGACATGATTGTGTTAGCCGGAACTGTAGGGGTAGAAAAATCATTACAAAACGCAGGACACAAAACCGGTGTGCCATTTACACCGGGCAGGATGGATGCATCACAAGAACAAACTGATGTTGAATCAATGGCTGTTCTTGAACCGATGGCGGATGGATTTAGGAACTATTTGAAAACTAAATTTACACTCTCAACCGAAGAGTTATTGGTTGATAAAGCCCAACTACTTACGTTAACTGCTCCTGAGCTAACTGTATTGATGGGCGGCTTAAAGGTTCTGAATATTAACTATGACAACGCTAAACACGGTGTGTTTACCACAAAAAAAGATGCGCTAACCAATGATTACTTTGTGAATCTTTTGGATATGAGCACAGAGTGGAAAGCTGTTTCTGAGTCTAAAGAAGTATTTGAAGGATTGGATAGAAAAACCGGAAAAGTAAAATGGACTGCTACAAGGGCAGATTTGATTTTCGGTTCGAATTCTGAATTGAGGGCACTTGCCGAGGTATATGCAAGCAACGATGCAAAAGAAAAATTTGCTAACGATTTTGTTGCTGCATGGGTTAAAGTAATGAACCTGGATAGGTTTGATTTAAAATAA
- a CDS encoding NAD(P)-dependent alcohol dehydrogenase translates to MKAAIRVQYGRPESITIQDIAIPTPKDNEVLVQVFATTVNRTDCAILTGKPFVIRFFSGLFKPRFPSTGTDFAGKVAAVGKKVSKFRVGDRVWGFNDTGLGSHAQYIAVPENMAMLSIPEGITYEQAAASAEGAHYAYYFLSKVKVAPNDKVLVNGATGAIGSATVQFLKYYGAHVTAVCSTEHIETVKGLGANVVIDYTQEDFTTENEKYRYVFDSVGKSTFARCKPILEDGGIYMSSELGPGMENTYLPLITTIKGGKKVKFPIPFNIMKSLVFIKRLLESNQFRPLIDRAYPLEKIEEAFYYVNSGQKTGNVLITFEEE, encoded by the coding sequence ATGAAAGCAGCCATCAGGGTTCAATACGGCCGCCCCGAGTCGATAACTATTCAAGATATAGCTATACCAACACCTAAAGACAATGAAGTGCTGGTGCAGGTGTTTGCTACTACCGTTAACCGCACTGATTGCGCCATACTTACAGGTAAACCCTTTGTTATCCGCTTTTTCTCCGGCTTATTTAAGCCCCGATTTCCCAGCACGGGAACTGATTTTGCAGGCAAGGTGGCAGCTGTGGGCAAAAAGGTTAGCAAGTTTAGAGTAGGTGACAGGGTTTGGGGGTTTAATGATACCGGGCTGGGTTCTCACGCCCAATACATTGCTGTTCCTGAAAATATGGCCATGCTAAGCATCCCCGAGGGGATAACCTATGAGCAAGCCGCAGCAAGTGCCGAAGGCGCACATTATGCCTATTATTTTTTATCGAAGGTAAAAGTTGCCCCAAATGATAAGGTGTTGGTAAACGGTGCCACAGGAGCGATAGGTTCTGCCACGGTGCAGTTTTTAAAGTATTACGGGGCACACGTAACAGCTGTTTGCAGCACTGAACATATTGAAACCGTAAAAGGATTGGGGGCTAATGTGGTGATAGACTACACGCAGGAAGATTTTACAACAGAGAATGAAAAATACCGCTATGTTTTCGACTCGGTGGGGAAGAGCACCTTTGCCCGATGCAAACCCATTTTAGAGGACGGGGGTATTTATATGTCGTCAGAATTAGGTCCCGGAATGGAGAACACATACCTACCGCTTATTACCACCATCAAGGGGGGTAAAAAGGTAAAATTCCCGATACCGTTTAATATTATGAAGAGTTTGGTGTTTATTAAGCGACTGCTTGAATCCAACCAATTTAGACCTTTGATTGACAGGGCATACCCGCTGGAGAAGATAGAAGAGGCGTTTTATTACGTAAACAGCGGCCAAAAAACAGGAAATGTTTTAATAACGTTTGAGGAAGAATAA
- a CDS encoding pirin family protein — protein MKNKEAVNPILNTKALGFTWETSDPFLFCVHHEDAFPSGNDEMAPDIRYLEGRHMGDDFIIKDGFRMYHGMNVPGFPGHPHRGFETITVVRKGIVDHADSMGAAGRYGNGDVQWMTAGKGVQHSEMFPLINKDKDNPMELFQIWLNLPAKNKMVEPHFKMFWKESIGNLVHEDVNKKKTTVEIIAGELNGITAPAPPPNSWAAEKGNEVAVLNFNMEAGAIFTLPKAAKGINRTIYFYEGDEITIADTKVQRYHSVELVADVEVTITAGAKPAEILLLQGRPIAEPVIQYGPFVMNTKQEIHDAFEDYQKTQFGGWPWPKADQVHARENKRFAKYADGTVDMRES, from the coding sequence ATGAAGAATAAAGAAGCCGTGAATCCGATATTAAACACTAAAGCCCTTGGTTTTACTTGGGAAACCTCCGATCCGTTTTTGTTTTGTGTGCACCACGAAGACGCTTTTCCAAGCGGTAATGATGAGATGGCTCCCGATATAAGGTATTTGGAAGGTCGCCACATGGGGGATGATTTTATTATTAAAGACGGTTTCAGGATGTACCACGGGATGAATGTACCCGGCTTTCCCGGCCACCCGCACAGGGGGTTTGAAACCATTACGGTGGTACGTAAAGGGATTGTAGACCACGCTGACTCAATGGGTGCGGCCGGCCGCTACGGCAACGGTGATGTACAGTGGATGACGGCGGGAAAAGGGGTGCAACACTCTGAAATGTTTCCGCTGATAAACAAAGACAAAGACAACCCGATGGAGTTGTTTCAGATATGGCTGAACCTGCCGGCTAAAAACAAAATGGTTGAGCCGCACTTTAAGATGTTTTGGAAGGAATCTATCGGTAATTTGGTGCACGAGGATGTAAATAAAAAGAAAACCACGGTAGAGATTATTGCAGGCGAATTGAATGGTATAACTGCCCCTGCACCACCCCCCAACTCGTGGGCGGCTGAAAAAGGAAATGAAGTTGCGGTGTTGAATTTTAATATGGAAGCGGGAGCTATTTTTACACTGCCCAAAGCTGCTAAGGGCATAAACCGCACTATTTATTTTTACGAAGGGGACGAAATTACCATTGCTGATACTAAGGTACAACGCTACCACTCGGTAGAGCTTGTGGCCGATGTTGAGGTAACTATAACTGCTGGTGCAAAACCTGCCGAAATTTTACTGTTGCAAGGCCGACCCATTGCTGAACCTGTGATACAGTACGGGCCGTTTGTGATGAACACCAAGCAGGAAATACACGATGCGTTTGAAGATTACCAAAAAACCCAGTTTGGGGGCTGGCCTTGGCCCAAAGCCGACCAAGTACACGCAAGGGAAAACAAACGTTTTGCCAAATATGCAGACGGCACGGTGGATATGAGGGAGAGTTAA
- a CDS encoding SMI1/KNR4 family protein, which yields MEPKYLPKLKKWTDKFGSKENKVPEAQIIAMEAELGKRFPQAYREYLLITG from the coding sequence ATGGAACCAAAATACCTTCCGAAATTAAAAAAGTGGACAGATAAGTTCGGTTCAAAAGAAAACAAAGTGCCAGAAGCTCAGATTATTGCCATGGAGGCGGAACTGGGTAAAAGGTTCCCACAAGCGTACAGGGAGTATCTTTTGATTACAGGTTAG